In Heterodontus francisci isolate sHetFra1 chromosome 5, sHetFra1.hap1, whole genome shotgun sequence, one DNA window encodes the following:
- the eloca gene encoding elongin C paralog a yields the protein MDGEERTYGGCEGPDAMYVKLISSDGHEFIVKREHALTSGTIKAMLSGPGQFAENETNEVNFREIPSHVLSKVCMYFTYKVRYTNSSTEIPEFPIAPEIALELLMAANFLDC from the exons ATGG ATGGAGAAGAGAGGACCTATGGAGGCTGTGAAGGCCCTGATGCTATGTATGTAAAGTTGATCTCCTCTGATGGCCATGAATTTATTGTAAAGCGAGAACATGCATTGACTTCTGGCACTATTAAAGCTATGTTGAGTGGCCCTG GGCAGTTTGCTGAAAATGAAACGAATGAAGTAAATTTTCGTGAGATTCCATCCCATGTGCTATCAAAAGTGTGCATGTATTTTACCTACAAGGTTCGCTACACCAACAGTTCTACAGAGATTCCTGAATTTCCAATTGCACCAGAGATAGCACTGGAACTGCTGATGGCTGCAAACTTCTTAGATTGTTAG